Proteins from one Oscillatoria nigro-viridis PCC 7112 genomic window:
- the glpK gene encoding glycerol kinase GlpK, giving the protein MAKKYVAAIDQGTTSTRFIVFDRRGQIICSNQQEHQQIYPQPGWVEHNPDEIWQRTQSVIKNTLEIGNIDPKDIAALGITNQRETAIVWDRNTGKPYGNAIVWQDTRTHKICEKLAEVEGKDRFQERCGLPLATYFSGPKIKWMLDNISGLREAADRGDAIFGNVDTFLIWHLTGGAHITDVTNASRTMLMDLQTLDWDAETLEIMAIPRRMLPEIRPSSQVFGTAKGLLAGVPIAAALGDQQAALVGQTCFSPGEAKNTYGTGCFMLLNTGETIVPSKQGLLTTVAYKMGESPAVYALEGSIAIAGALVQWLRDNLGIIKTSAEVETLANTVEDSGGVYVVPAFSGLYAPYWKDSARGVIAGLTRYATKAHIARAVLEATAWQTREVLDAMNQDSAVQLLSLKVDGGMVGNHTLMQFQSDVLGVPVVRPVVAETTALGAAYAAGLAVGFWSQLAELRDNWAVDCTWEPKMQIALREQKYRFWKKAVSRTFDWEE; this is encoded by the coding sequence TTGGCCAAAAAATACGTAGCAGCGATCGACCAAGGAACCACCAGCACCAGATTTATCGTATTCGATCGCCGGGGACAGATAATTTGCAGCAACCAACAAGAACACCAGCAAATCTATCCGCAACCGGGATGGGTGGAACACAATCCCGATGAAATTTGGCAGCGCACCCAAAGCGTGATTAAAAATACCCTCGAAATCGGCAATATCGACCCCAAAGATATTGCTGCCCTCGGTATTACCAACCAGCGCGAAACTGCAATTGTTTGGGACAGAAACACTGGCAAACCTTACGGCAATGCGATTGTTTGGCAAGATACCCGCACTCACAAAATCTGCGAAAAATTAGCTGAAGTTGAGGGCAAAGATCGATTTCAAGAACGATGCGGTTTGCCGCTGGCAACTTATTTCAGCGGGCCGAAAATTAAGTGGATGCTGGACAATATTTCAGGATTGCGAGAAGCTGCCGATCGAGGGGATGCGATTTTTGGCAATGTCGATACTTTTCTGATTTGGCACCTGACTGGCGGCGCGCACATTACCGATGTTACCAACGCCAGCCGCACGATGCTGATGGATTTGCAAACCCTCGATTGGGATGCCGAAACTTTGGAAATAATGGCAATTCCCCGCCGGATGCTGCCAGAAATTCGCCCTTCGAGTCAAGTTTTTGGAACTGCAAAAGGATTGCTTGCAGGTGTTCCAATTGCTGCTGCTTTGGGCGATCAGCAAGCCGCCCTCGTCGGGCAAACTTGTTTCAGTCCGGGGGAGGCGAAAAATACTTACGGTACGGGCTGTTTTATGCTGCTGAATACCGGTGAGACGATCGTCCCTTCAAAGCAAGGATTGCTGACAACAGTCGCCTACAAGATGGGGGAATCGCCCGCTGTGTATGCTTTGGAAGGCAGTATTGCGATCGCCGGAGCTTTAGTGCAGTGGCTGCGCGACAATTTGGGCATAATCAAAACATCTGCAGAAGTAGAAACATTAGCAAATACAGTCGAAGATAGCGGCGGAGTTTACGTTGTCCCGGCCTTTTCTGGACTCTACGCGCCCTATTGGAAAGACAGCGCCAGGGGAGTAATTGCAGGTTTAACTCGCTACGCGACTAAGGCACACATTGCCCGCGCAGTATTGGAAGCGACAGCGTGGCAAACGCGAGAAGTATTGGATGCGATGAATCAGGATTCTGCGGTGCAGCTTTTGTCTTTAAAAGTAGACGGAGGTATGGTGGGAAATCACACGCTGATGCAGTTTCAGAGCGATGTTTTGGGAGTGCCTGTGGTGCGGCCTGTGGTAGCAGAAACTACTGCACTCGGTGCCGCTTATGCGGCAGGTTTGGCGGTAGGTTTTTGGAGTCAGCTAGCCGAATTGCGGGACAATTGGGCGGTGGATTGTACTTGGGAACCGAAAATGCAGATCGCACTTCGCGAGCAAAAATATCGCTTTTGGAAAAAAGCAGTTTCCCGCACTTTCGATTGGGAAGAATAA
- a CDS encoding endonuclease dU, giving the protein MKLADLLRLDRTIKVIGFDDAPFCRTNGSLVSIAGIVCGGTRFEGMVWGQVLRDGLDATDAISGLLLGGKFLPQLHLVLLDGIAFGGFNIVDLPELASRLQIPCVAVMRRPPDLAAVEKALGHLPDSEYRLELLRRAGKIHAFEPFFFQVCGEKPEVIALVLQRLTDTGKVPEALRLAHLIGAAVITGVSGSSA; this is encoded by the coding sequence TTGAAACTGGCAGATTTGCTCAGACTCGATCGCACAATTAAGGTTATTGGCTTTGACGACGCTCCTTTTTGTCGTACAAACGGCAGTCTGGTGTCGATCGCGGGCATAGTCTGCGGGGGAACTCGATTTGAAGGAATGGTGTGGGGACAAGTCCTCCGAGACGGATTAGATGCCACGGATGCTATTTCTGGGCTGCTCCTCGGAGGCAAATTTCTGCCGCAATTGCATCTCGTTTTGCTAGACGGAATTGCTTTCGGTGGCTTCAATATTGTTGACCTTCCCGAGTTAGCATCGCGGCTGCAAATTCCTTGCGTTGCTGTCATGCGCCGCCCACCAGATTTAGCTGCTGTTGAAAAAGCCCTCGGCCATTTACCCGACTCGGAATACCGTTTAGAATTATTGCGCCGCGCCGGGAAAATTCACGCTTTTGAACCTTTCTTTTTTCAAGTTTGCGGCGAAAAACCAGAAGTAATTGCGCTGGTGCTTCAGCGTTTGACAGATACTGGTAAAGTTCCTGAAGCTTTGCGTTTGGCTCATTTGATTGGTGCGGCTGTAATTACTGGAGTTAGCGGGAGTTCTGCTTGA
- the apcA gene encoding allophycocyanin subunit alpha, with protein sequence MSIVTKSIVNADAEARYLSPGELDRIKSFVTSGERRVRIAQILSESRERIVKAAGDQLFQKRPDVVSPGGNAYGEEMTATCLRDLDYYLRLITYGIVAGDITPIEEIGIVGVREMYKSLGTPIEAVAEGVRAMKSAASSLLSGEDASEASSYFDYVIGAMQ encoded by the coding sequence ATGAGTATCGTCACCAAATCAATCGTCAACGCAGACGCCGAAGCTCGCTACTTGAGCCCAGGTGAATTAGATCGGATCAAGAGCTTTGTCACCTCTGGTGAACGCCGCGTCCGCATCGCCCAAATTTTGAGCGAATCCCGCGAACGCATCGTCAAGGCAGCAGGCGACCAACTTTTCCAAAAGCGCCCTGATGTTGTTTCTCCCGGCGGCAACGCTTACGGCGAAGAAATGACCGCAACTTGCTTGCGCGACCTCGACTACTACCTGCGTTTGATCACCTACGGAATCGTAGCTGGCGACATTACTCCGATCGAAGAAATCGGTATCGTCGGCGTCCGCGAAATGTACAAATCTCTCGGCACCCCGATTGAAGCCGTCGCCGAAGGCGTTCGCGCTATGAAAAGTGCAGCAAGTTCGCTGCTGTCTGGAGAAGATGCTTCCGAAGCTTCCTCTTACTTCGACTACGTTATCGGTGCGATGCAGTAA
- the apcB gene encoding allophycocyanin subunit beta has product MQDAITAVINSSDVQGKYLDISALDKLKNYFASGELRVRAATSISANAATIVKEAVAKSLLYSDVTRPGGNMYTTRRYAACIRDLDYYLRYATYAMLAGDPSILDERVLNGLKETYNSLGVPIGSTVQAIQAMKEVTAGLVGSDAGKEMGVYFDYICSGLS; this is encoded by the coding sequence ATGCAAGACGCAATTACCGCCGTTATCAATTCCTCTGACGTTCAAGGTAAGTACCTCGACATCAGCGCTCTAGACAAGCTCAAGAACTACTTCGCTTCTGGCGAACTGCGCGTCCGTGCAGCTACCTCCATCAGCGCTAATGCAGCCACAATCGTCAAAGAAGCAGTTGCTAAGTCTCTGTTGTACTCTGATGTAACTCGTCCCGGCGGCAATATGTACACCACTCGTCGTTATGCAGCTTGCATCCGCGACTTGGACTACTACCTCCGCTATGCCACCTACGCTATGCTAGCTGGCGACCCTTCCATCCTCGATGAGCGCGTGCTCAACGGTTTGAAAGAAACCTACAACTCCTTGGGCGTGCCCATCGGTTCTACCGTACAAGCAATCCAAGCAATGAAAGAAGTCACCGCCGGTTTGGTCGGTTCTGACGCTGGTAAAGAAATGGGCGTCTATTTCGACTACATCTGCTCTGGCTTGAGCTAA
- a CDS encoding phycobilisome linker polypeptide, giving the protein MRMFKVTACVPSQTRIRTQRELQNTYFTKLVPYDNWFREQQRIMKMGGRIIKVQLATGKPGANTGLL; this is encoded by the coding sequence ATGAGAATGTTTAAGGTGACTGCTTGCGTCCCCAGTCAAACTCGCATCCGCACTCAGCGCGAATTGCAAAATACCTATTTTACTAAGCTTGTTCCTTACGACAACTGGTTCCGGGAACAGCAAAGAATTATGAAAATGGGCGGCAGAATTATTAAAGTGCAACTGGCTACCGGTAAGCCCGGAGCTAATACGGGTCTGCTTTAA
- a CDS encoding EamA family transporter, with amino-acid sequence MAKVPDWLIYALICSLLYGLWGFFGNLATKYIDYQTAFVYEAIGAILMTLFILVQTNSFSFEGDVRGILFAVLVGVCGTVASLVFFIALGKGEVANVVSVTSIYPLITIVLSALFLKEAITLPQMLAVLLAIIAVILSAY; translated from the coding sequence ATGGCTAAAGTACCAGATTGGTTAATTTACGCATTAATCTGTTCGCTATTATACGGTTTGTGGGGATTTTTCGGCAATTTAGCAACTAAATATATTGACTACCAAACTGCTTTTGTTTATGAAGCAATTGGCGCTATTTTAATGACTTTATTTATCCTTGTCCAAACTAATAGTTTTAGTTTTGAGGGAGATGTGAGGGGAATTTTGTTTGCCGTATTAGTTGGCGTTTGCGGCACTGTGGCATCATTAGTATTTTTTATTGCCCTTGGTAAAGGTGAAGTTGCCAATGTAGTGAGTGTTACGTCTATCTATCCGCTGATTACCATAGTGTTGTCGGCTTTATTCTTGAAAGAAGCTATTACTTTACCGCAAATGCTTGCTGTTTTGTTAGCGATAATCGCAGTTATACTTTCTGCTTATTGA
- a CDS encoding FtsW/RodA/SpoVE family cell cycle protein, with protein sequence MANDIRRLIPFFDPSASQWAAEARWLRWLTFLWLFVGLTALFSASYPIANYEFGDGLYYFKRQLIAVAIGLAGFNLMVYSPLRYIMKTSQLGVLLLLGLLWLTLVPGVGTSINGATRWISLGPVPIIQPSELIKPFFILQSARIFGNWPRLTNKVRFTWLLIFGAMLLGILLQPNLSTTALCGMTLWLVALAAGLPYLQLGATAMGGMLLAVLSISLREYQRRRIMSFLNPWADPMQDGYQLIQSLLAVGSGGIWGVGLGMSQQKLFYLPIQYSDFIFAVFAEEFGLVGGFSLLLMLATYATVALRVATRARNIESQLVAIGVMVVMVGQSLLNIGVATGVLPTTGLPLPFFSYGGSSMLASFLLSGLLIRVARESSEADVVSLDGRREKPGKPKLRSNNGTAQTE encoded by the coding sequence ATGGCTAATGACATTCGACGCTTGATTCCCTTTTTTGACCCCAGCGCGTCTCAATGGGCCGCTGAGGCCCGGTGGCTGAGGTGGCTGACTTTTCTGTGGCTGTTTGTCGGGCTGACAGCATTGTTTTCGGCTTCCTATCCCATTGCAAATTATGAATTTGGAGACGGGCTTTATTATTTTAAACGACAGCTAATCGCAGTGGCGATCGGGCTGGCCGGCTTTAACTTGATGGTGTACTCCCCACTGCGCTACATCATGAAAACATCTCAGTTAGGCGTTTTATTGCTGCTGGGATTGCTCTGGTTGACCTTAGTTCCGGGAGTGGGAACCAGCATCAACGGGGCGACTCGCTGGATATCTCTGGGCCCGGTTCCGATTATTCAACCTTCTGAGTTGATCAAGCCGTTTTTCATTCTCCAAAGCGCCCGCATTTTCGGCAACTGGCCCCGGTTGACGAATAAAGTTCGCTTTACTTGGCTCTTAATTTTCGGTGCAATGCTGTTGGGAATTTTGTTGCAGCCGAATTTAAGTACCACGGCTTTGTGCGGGATGACTTTGTGGTTGGTGGCTTTGGCGGCGGGCTTGCCTTACTTGCAGTTGGGCGCCACGGCTATGGGGGGAATGCTGTTGGCGGTTTTAAGTATTAGTTTGAGGGAATACCAGCGCCGCCGGATTATGTCTTTCCTCAATCCTTGGGCAGATCCGATGCAAGACGGCTATCAGTTGATTCAAAGTCTGCTGGCTGTCGGTTCTGGGGGCATTTGGGGTGTGGGTTTGGGGATGTCGCAGCAAAAATTATTTTATTTGCCGATTCAGTACAGCGATTTTATTTTTGCTGTGTTTGCTGAGGAGTTTGGTTTGGTGGGAGGTTTCTCGCTGTTGCTGATGTTGGCGACTTACGCTACTGTCGCTTTGAGGGTGGCGACGCGGGCCCGGAATATTGAGTCTCAGTTGGTGGCGATTGGGGTGATGGTGGTGATGGTGGGACAGTCGCTGCTGAATATTGGGGTAGCGACGGGGGTTTTGCCGACTACGGGTTTGCCGCTGCCGTTTTTTAGTTACGGGGGCTCGTCGATGTTGGCGAGTTTCTTGTTGTCGGGGTTGCTGATTCGGGTGGCGAGGGAGAGTTCTGAGGCTGATGTGGTTTCTTTGGATGGACGCAGGGAGAAGCCGGGAAAGCCGAAGTTGCGATCGAACAACGGCACTGCACAAACCGAATAA
- a CDS encoding Crp/Fnr family transcriptional regulator encodes MPPTSKALLAEIQHNTGATRNLHFYAKGETIPMMSHGLWRVCQGLAQLSTLYPNGEEGLLGWVGPSMCFGLWLTSLQTYRATATSDIYLMWYSMVEIEASPQLAHELLPQMVRRLRQMEAILAIAGQRRVDDRLYQLLLLLQQDFGQPVVEGTRLNIRLTHQDIANAICTTRVTVTRMLGKLQQQGLIGRDGDRHLILNKDAFAPSSDLFGCNPQAV; translated from the coding sequence ATGCCACCAACATCCAAAGCACTTTTAGCGGAAATCCAGCATAACACAGGAGCGACTCGCAACTTGCATTTTTATGCCAAGGGCGAAACCATTCCTATGATGTCGCATGGCCTTTGGCGAGTCTGTCAAGGTTTAGCACAACTGAGTACGCTTTATCCAAACGGGGAAGAAGGACTTTTGGGTTGGGTTGGGCCTTCGATGTGCTTCGGTTTGTGGTTGACAAGCTTGCAGACTTACCGAGCTACGGCGACATCAGATATTTATTTGATGTGGTATTCTATGGTGGAAATCGAAGCTTCTCCTCAATTAGCTCACGAGTTGCTGCCTCAAATGGTAAGGCGGCTGCGGCAAATGGAAGCAATTTTAGCGATCGCCGGACAGCGGCGAGTAGATGACCGTTTGTATCAGCTTCTGCTATTATTGCAACAGGATTTCGGCCAGCCTGTGGTTGAGGGCACTCGTTTGAATATCCGCTTGACACATCAAGATATTGCTAATGCGATTTGCACGACGCGGGTAACAGTAACGCGAATGCTGGGAAAATTGCAGCAGCAAGGGTTGATCGGTCGAGATGGCGATCGGCATTTAATTCTTAACAAAGATGCTTTTGCCCCATCCTCTGATTTGTTTGGCTGCAACCCTCAAGCAGTTTAG
- the hslO gene encoding Hsp33 family molecular chaperone HslO translates to MADQLIRATAAEGGIRAVGVISTRLTEEARQRHKLSYVATAALGRTMSAGLLLASSMKRPESRVNIRIKGDGPLGGLLIDAGLDGTVRGYVENPEVELPPNAKGKLDVGGAIGDGYLYVVRDVGYGFPYSSTVELVSGEIGDDLTHYLATSEQTPSALVLGVFVGAGGVEASGGVLLQVLPKAATDEKLVQTLESRVAALSGFTPLLRSGQTLHQILEELLGDMGLEIFPETQMVRFDCGCSFDRVLGALKMLGEAELQDMIEKDGGAEATCHFCNEVYKANSDQLAELIGDLRSNSGS, encoded by the coding sequence ATGGCCGATCAATTAATTCGCGCTACAGCCGCAGAGGGCGGAATTCGCGCTGTAGGCGTCATTTCCACCCGCCTCACCGAAGAAGCAAGACAGCGGCACAAGCTCTCCTACGTGGCTACAGCGGCCCTCGGCCGCACGATGTCGGCGGGGCTGTTACTCGCCTCCAGCATGAAGCGGCCCGAATCGAGAGTCAACATTCGCATCAAAGGAGATGGGCCGCTGGGCGGGCTTCTGATTGATGCGGGACTTGATGGAACAGTTCGAGGTTATGTGGAGAATCCCGAAGTGGAACTGCCGCCCAATGCTAAAGGCAAACTCGATGTCGGCGGGGCAATAGGTGACGGTTATTTGTACGTGGTGCGGGACGTTGGATATGGCTTCCCTTATTCCAGTACGGTAGAATTGGTTTCCGGCGAAATTGGCGACGATCTGACTCACTATTTGGCAACCTCGGAGCAAACGCCTTCGGCTCTGGTTTTGGGGGTGTTTGTGGGGGCGGGCGGGGTAGAAGCGTCTGGAGGTGTGCTGTTGCAGGTTCTGCCGAAGGCGGCAACGGACGAAAAATTGGTGCAAACTTTAGAATCTAGAGTTGCTGCACTGTCGGGCTTTACGCCGCTGCTGCGCTCGGGCCAAACGCTGCACCAGATCCTCGAAGAGTTATTGGGAGATATGGGTCTGGAAATTTTCCCGGAAACTCAGATGGTGCGCTTTGACTGCGGCTGTTCGTTCGATCGAGTTTTGGGAGCTCTGAAAATGTTGGGCGAAGCCGAACTCCAAGACATGATTGAAAAAGATGGGGGGGCTGAGGCTACGTGCCATTTCTGCAACGAGGTTTACAAAGCTAATAGCGACCAACTTGCCGAACTCATCGGCGATTTGCGATCGAACTCCGGTTCTTGA
- a CDS encoding tRNA(His) guanylyltransferase Thg1 family protein: MDNQTFEKKMRELEYFHSLRLLPGAHTIIRADGRSFSKFTSSSFDKPFDLKFHELMVETAKALLSELDGIYAYTESDEISVLFPPDWDLFDRSLEKLVSISASIASATFTRAAQTAVNFDSRICSAANKSQVVDYFLWRQADAARCALNGWSYWMLRKNGETGENAAVILEKQSVAFKNELLFQNGINFNELPAWQRRGTGLYWEKYDKPGYNPIERKEVVAVRRRLKVDEELPVKEEYKEFIYQFLNLGD; the protein is encoded by the coding sequence ATGGACAATCAGACATTTGAAAAAAAAATGCGCGAGCTTGAATATTTTCACAGCCTGCGTTTATTGCCGGGAGCTCACACAATAATTCGCGCCGACGGTCGCAGTTTTTCCAAATTTACTTCCTCAAGTTTTGATAAGCCTTTCGACTTAAAATTCCACGAATTAATGGTGGAAACTGCCAAAGCACTCCTGTCAGAACTAGACGGCATTTACGCTTATACCGAAAGTGACGAAATCTCAGTTTTGTTTCCTCCAGATTGGGATTTATTTGACCGCAGCTTAGAAAAACTTGTCTCTATTTCTGCCAGTATTGCCAGTGCAACTTTCACTCGCGCCGCCCAAACAGCAGTCAATTTTGACAGCCGCATTTGTTCCGCAGCCAACAAATCGCAAGTAGTAGATTATTTTCTATGGCGCCAAGCAGATGCAGCGCGCTGCGCTTTGAATGGCTGGAGTTATTGGATGCTGCGAAAAAATGGCGAAACGGGTGAAAATGCAGCAGTTATATTAGAGAAACAATCTGTGGCTTTCAAAAACGAATTGCTGTTTCAAAACGGAATTAACTTTAACGAACTGCCGGCTTGGCAGCGCCGGGGAACGGGATTGTATTGGGAAAAATACGATAAACCAGGTTATAACCCGATCGAACGCAAAGAAGTTGTGGCAGTGCGGCGGCGACTCAAAGTCGATGAAGAGCTGCCCGTGAAAGAGGAATACAAAGAATTTATTTACCAATTTTTAAATCTTGGCGATTAA
- a CDS encoding AAA family ATPase, translating to MELVILMGLQASGKSTFFRDYLAATHVLVSKDLMRNNKNKSRRQIQLIENALQAGHSVAVDNTNPEVLDRRPLIDIGRTYNAQIIGYYFESIVSDCLARNQKRSGKSQVPDIAIYATVKKMVLPSYGEGFAQLFSARIAEKFTFEVKTWPAEEVIYGQSDI from the coding sequence ATGGAATTAGTCATTTTAATGGGATTGCAAGCATCGGGAAAAAGCACATTTTTCCGCGACTATTTAGCTGCCACGCACGTTTTGGTCAGCAAAGATTTAATGCGAAACAATAAAAATAAATCGCGCCGACAAATTCAATTAATTGAAAATGCACTGCAAGCAGGTCATTCAGTCGCTGTTGACAATACCAATCCCGAAGTTCTAGATCGCAGGCCGCTGATTGATATCGGTCGCACCTATAATGCCCAAATCATCGGTTACTACTTTGAATCAATAGTCAGCGACTGTTTAGCTCGAAATCAAAAGCGATCGGGCAAATCTCAAGTTCCAGACATAGCAATTTATGCTACTGTCAAAAAAATGGTATTGCCCAGTTACGGCGAAGGGTTCGCACAGCTGTTTTCCGCCCGCATAGCAGAAAAATTTACCTTTGAAGTAAAAACATGGCCCGCAGAGGAAGTTATTTATGGACAATCAGACATTTGA
- a CDS encoding TspO/MBR family protein yields the protein MIKSWMVIGGVALIVALAANFIPPSDIQWFNRLQRPRWLVFEKAIPLIWTVIFICAAWSAVIVWEKEPGTQETWLRMGLYLLLEIVTMSYTSVMCKVRSLKVGTIIGGTGAILSVILALSVLPVSEPAALLLLPYILWSPIGTYTTWVMMHLNPADV from the coding sequence ATGATTAAATCGTGGATGGTAATTGGAGGCGTCGCCTTGATAGTAGCACTAGCAGCTAACTTCATCCCGCCCAGCGACATCCAATGGTTCAACCGCTTGCAGCGTCCGAGATGGCTAGTATTTGAAAAAGCAATTCCCCTAATTTGGACAGTAATTTTTATTTGTGCAGCTTGGTCAGCAGTGATTGTTTGGGAAAAAGAACCGGGAACTCAGGAGACTTGGCTGAGAATGGGTTTGTACCTGCTTTTAGAAATAGTAACCATGTCTTACACCTCGGTTATGTGCAAAGTTAGGAGCCTAAAAGTCGGCACAATAATCGGCGGAACGGGCGCTATTTTAAGCGTAATTCTAGCTTTAAGTGTGTTGCCAGTTTCCGAGCCAGCCGCCCTATTATTGCTGCCTTACATACTTTGGAGTCCGATCGGCACTTACACCACTTGGGTAATGATGCACCTGAATCCGGCAGATGTTTAG
- a CDS encoding FmdB family zinc ribbon protein, with the protein MPVYDYLCPENNQQLEVWHSMNLEVSTWGQLCELAKCELGETPADAPVRRLLSAPRLMKPTSDTDYKNSGFSKYVKRDEGVYENVTAKDGESRIVNRDGKPIKD; encoded by the coding sequence ATGCCTGTATACGATTATTTGTGTCCCGAAAACAACCAGCAGCTAGAAGTTTGGCACAGCATGAACCTGGAAGTTTCGACTTGGGGTCAACTGTGCGAGTTGGCTAAGTGCGAACTCGGGGAGACTCCCGCAGATGCTCCGGTACGCCGGCTGCTGAGCGCTCCGAGGTTGATGAAGCCGACATCAGACACCGATTATAAAAATTCGGGTTTTAGCAAGTACGTGAAGCGGGATGAAGGGGTTTATGAAAATGTCACGGCTAAGGATGGTGAAAGCCGTATTGTCAATCGAGATGGTAAGCCGATCAAAGACTGA
- a CDS encoding DUF1232 domain-containing protein, which produces MSERDIFATSSESELLAFYGSLFAIAAADGSVDIDELDLLFKTINLDKFSDSAKTQIQSYTATPPSLSDCLQTLSQSQEPLRLGVMYFLINIAGANKTLHPAESEAIQSAKKMLAVSDLQIQAMQEFIADMKQIREAAPNKNQASASFNSAVSQLKTKGIPLDLIDRKGTTTNLSNPKVNYSDESFWTKLKNFALTAGREVVEKALILYYTAQNPNVPAWAKGVVLGALTYFISPVDAIPDILVGIGFTDDLGVLLAAIATVSVYINADTKEQAKQKMKDWFGK; this is translated from the coding sequence GTGTCCGAGAGAGATATTTTTGCCACATCCTCAGAAAGCGAACTTTTAGCTTTTTATGGTTCTTTGTTTGCGATCGCAGCCGCCGATGGTTCCGTTGATATTGACGAACTAGATTTGTTGTTTAAAACCATAAATTTAGACAAATTTTCTGACTCGGCAAAAACTCAAATCCAATCCTACACAGCTACTCCCCCATCACTCAGCGACTGCTTGCAAACACTCAGCCAGTCACAAGAACCGCTGCGTTTGGGAGTCATGTATTTTTTAATAAACATTGCTGGGGCAAATAAGACGCTGCATCCCGCAGAAAGCGAGGCGATCCAATCCGCAAAAAAAATGCTGGCAGTTTCCGACTTGCAAATCCAAGCCATGCAGGAATTCATCGCAGATATGAAACAAATACGCGAGGCCGCCCCTAATAAAAATCAGGCATCAGCATCCTTCAATTCTGCTGTTTCCCAGCTTAAAACTAAGGGCATCCCTCTCGATTTAATCGACCGAAAAGGAACCACAACAAACCTCAGCAACCCCAAAGTTAACTATTCAGATGAAAGTTTTTGGACTAAACTTAAAAACTTTGCTTTAACCGCAGGAAGAGAAGTAGTTGAAAAAGCTTTAATTCTCTACTATACGGCTCAGAACCCAAACGTGCCTGCTTGGGCCAAAGGAGTTGTACTTGGAGCTTTGACCTATTTTATATCTCCTGTTGATGCCATTCCCGATATATTAGTCGGCATCGGATTTACAGACGATTTGGGAGTATTGCTGGCCGCAATAGCTACTGTTTCAGTATACATTAATGCTGATACTAAAGAACAAGCCAAACAAAAAATGAAAGATTGGTTTGGCAAATAA
- a CDS encoding NAD-dependent epimerase/dehydratase family protein, with product MKVAIVGGGYVGTATAKHLRGKSDCTVTATTTTAARVVELEGVAQRVAVLKGNDKEAVTAVLQEQDTVMLCVGAPNSQAYRESYLDTATTLVSVLQQIPTVKQVIYTGTYSVYGDRQGEVVNEESPVKPANPNSEILAETERVLLAASSPNLHVCILRLGGIYGPGRELVKIFGGWAGSTRPGRGEDATNWVHRDDVVGGLTFALENRLQGIYNLVGDVSLSSGELLDRIFETHNLPKVSWDGSPSVRPYNARVSNQKIKTAGYKFVHPEIREF from the coding sequence ATGAAAGTTGCGATCGTCGGCGGCGGCTATGTGGGTACTGCGACAGCCAAACATTTACGCGGCAAATCTGATTGTACCGTGACGGCGACAACTACCACGGCGGCGCGAGTAGTTGAGTTGGAGGGTGTCGCGCAGCGGGTGGCCGTGCTCAAAGGAAACGACAAAGAGGCAGTGACGGCTGTACTGCAAGAACAAGATACTGTTATGCTGTGCGTCGGTGCTCCAAATTCTCAGGCTTATCGGGAAAGTTATTTAGATACTGCGACTACTTTAGTATCGGTTTTACAGCAGATACCGACAGTAAAGCAGGTTATTTATACGGGTACTTATTCTGTGTATGGCGATCGCCAAGGTGAAGTAGTAAATGAAGAATCGCCCGTTAAACCAGCTAATCCAAACAGTGAAATTCTCGCCGAAACAGAACGGGTTTTGTTAGCAGCATCGAGTCCCAATCTTCACGTCTGCATTCTCCGTTTGGGAGGAATTTATGGGCCAGGGCGGGAATTAGTTAAAATCTTTGGAGGCTGGGCTGGTAGCACTCGTCCCGGTAGGGGGGAAGATGCTACTAATTGGGTGCATCGGGATGATGTTGTTGGGGGGTTAACATTTGCTTTGGAAAATCGATTGCAGGGAATTTACAATTTAGTTGGCGATGTGTCGCTATCTAGTGGTGAATTGCTCGATCGCATTTTTGAAACTCACAATCTGCCTAAAGTTTCTTGGGATGGAAGTCCTAGCGTGCGGCCTTATAATGCTAGGGTGTCTAATCAAAAGATTAAGACAGCGGGTTATAAATTTGTTCATCCTGAGATTAGGGAGTTTTAA